The following proteins are encoded in a genomic region of Actinomadura sp. NAK00032:
- a CDS encoding thioesterase II family protein yields the protein MTTGLGELLPESPYVWRARRPGHTRRLVCFPHAGGGAASYSGWAALLPPGVDLVAVQLPGRQNRIAEAPFTEVAPLVNVLVHALRPVLAGPHAFFGHSCGAALAYELALALRDRGLPGPGHLFLSAQPAPGTGGVPPIHDLPEDAFRAEIVRLGGVEPEIAADPAVMDELLPLLRADFALWERHTLTAGAPLDCPITVLAGTSDPRAPRHTLAAWRDRTTGAFATRFHAGGHFYFLDAAEELVAFLGEATPALGSDGRTP from the coding sequence ATGACCACCGGGCTCGGCGAACTGCTGCCGGAGAGCCCGTACGTGTGGCGGGCGCGGCGGCCGGGGCACACCCGGCGCCTGGTCTGCTTCCCGCACGCGGGCGGCGGGGCCGCCTCCTACTCCGGATGGGCGGCGCTGCTGCCGCCCGGCGTCGACCTGGTCGCGGTGCAGCTCCCGGGCCGCCAGAACCGCATCGCCGAAGCGCCGTTCACCGAAGTCGCGCCGCTGGTCAACGTGCTCGTCCACGCGCTGCGGCCGGTGCTCGCCGGCCCGCACGCGTTCTTCGGGCACTCCTGCGGCGCGGCGCTCGCCTACGAGCTGGCGCTGGCGCTGCGCGACCGCGGCCTGCCCGGGCCCGGCCACCTGTTCCTGTCCGCCCAGCCCGCGCCCGGCACCGGCGGCGTGCCGCCGATCCACGACCTGCCGGAGGACGCGTTCCGCGCGGAGATCGTCCGGCTCGGCGGGGTGGAGCCGGAGATCGCCGCCGACCCGGCCGTGATGGACGAGCTGCTGCCGCTGCTGCGCGCCGACTTCGCCCTGTGGGAACGGCACACCCTGACCGCGGGCGCGCCGCTGGACTGCCCGATCACCGTGCTCGCCGGGACGTCCGACCCGCGCGCGCCCCGGCACACCCTCGCCGCCTGGCGGGACCGCACGACCGGGGCGTTCGCCACCCGGTTCCACGCGGGCGGCCACTTCTACTTCCTCGACGCGGCCGAAGAGCTGGTCGCGTTCCTCGGCGAGGCCACGCCGGCCCTCGGCAGCGACGGGAGGACGCCATGA
- a CDS encoding non-ribosomal peptide synthetase produces the protein MREPADGTVPDLFARVAAATPDAVAVVCGDVALSYRDLDARSDRIACALAGRGVGAESVVAVVLPPSAELVAALLGVLKAGAAYLPIDPGYPADRVAVMLRDTAPVLLLAAAETGADLPGGCPRLTLGELAGTPGPRVPPPVRHPDRLAYIIYTSGSSGVPKGIGATHRDLLRFATDRRWSGYARDGVLLHSPLAFDASVYQLWVPLLNGGRVVVSPVAELTPDALAKVVAEHGVTATLLISSVFNLLVEEDVSCLSGFREVWVGGERVSPPFVHRAVAACPDTVFVNGYGPTETTVFATGHVVGPAGDPEAEVPIGRPFDALRAHVLDDRLRATPPGTAGELYLAGGQLARGYLGRAGQTSGRFTACPFGPPGERMYRTGDIVVENADGELVYQGRADDQVKIRGFRIELGEIESVLLDHPDVAQAAVTVREDGAHRTLVGYVVAADGAAADPAALTRFAARRLPEFMVPPALVALDRLPLTANGKLDRAALPAPAPGAAGAHRAPRDAAETALAEVFAEVLGRARVGIDDDFLALGGDSIQAIQVVTRARARGLALGPRAVFEKRTVAALAASAAESAAAPGDTVRLAELPGGGAGWMPLLPVALWIKELGPGFDRLMQAIVLELPPGIDRPGLVATLAAVVERHDLLRARLVADGLVVDPPGGVDVDGMVRRVPFGAAWDDGAWHRALVAELEAAAGRMSPEAGVVSQFVWFDPPAGPGRLLITLHHLAVDGVTWRIVIPDLASAWRRIRAGLAPALPPAGTSARRWAHAMAEAAASPERVAELPWWRSVVDGPDPLLGRRRLDPAVDVMGTVENVRVSLPPRVTEALLTTVPAVFRGGVNDGLLACLALAVARRRRARGEAEPSTLLRLEGHGREEDAVPGADLSRTAGWFTTVFPVRLDLAGIDVDEAFAGGPAAGAAVRAVKEQLRAVPGKGVGYGLLRYLNEETAAALRPHPLGQIGFNYLGRFGAADMPEDLRGLGWTLTGDLAELEELATLDAGHNPAMAAPCELDVNATVTDGPDGPRLTATFAAPRGVLPPAELRALAGSWCAALEAVAAHAGEPGAGGLTPSDVPLATVAQDELDAWAARYPGLADVWPLTPLQSGMLHHTMLAAGPGTADAYQVQLLVGLGGAVDVARLRAAGQALLDRTAALRVAFAPTAAGDRVQLVVDGAVLPWREIRLPDGAAFDRFLAGDRSAPFDPARPPLLRMTLARIGETRTELVISAHHALFDGWSEPLLVRDLLRLYGGDSPLPERRPFRDFLAWLHRQDLAASARAHADALDGAEPTLVADGAAAQEPPGFGELAVPLTDAEAAALVRRAGGLGATVNHLVQAAWAIVLAGHTGRTDVVFGAAVAGRPPALAGVEAMVGLFLNTVPVRVRCAPWRTLADVVAGLRAERTELVEHEHAALSDVHDAAGARVLFDTLVAFQSFPSDGAGIAAAGAAAGLAVTGYRPVGVSHYPLTVFADLDDRLRLRIQHRHGMVDRATAARLAAGLARVLRAFAADPAARVAALDMAAETEPETAGAAPLPELAARRAAGSGAVLVADGVRTTLRELDARADEVADACRAHGVEPESVVAVWCSGAAERVAALLGVLRAGGCALPLDPADPPGWTDAVRADAAPAAIVTDGDASPFTDLPEIRMGEPGPGRGAAAGPRPRPRPENLAHLSYRPDEAARPRALALTHGALAAAVPQSPPDGPLAVGPDTEARELLLALCAGRTVEVRDGVPRAAPAVPASARVLGPALTRTGTGAAGEVYASGDVGRGFLGRPSLTAQLFVADPFGPPGARMFRTGTSVRRLGDDAWEHLGGADARTTERAVETVLLSRPEVARAAVVAGEGGLAGYVVAEPGHALRTGALRDLVAARLPARLVPAALAELDELPLTARGRLDRGRLPQIGAAARREPRDDREKALARLFADVLERDRIGIDDDFFACGGNSLRATRLLGRIRAELGAQVSIRSVFQYPTVAELSARWAEVAAAGAGPPRLRRRTGGGARDGAR, from the coding sequence ATGCGGGAGCCGGCGGACGGCACGGTGCCGGACCTGTTCGCGCGGGTGGCGGCGGCGACGCCGGACGCGGTCGCGGTGGTCTGCGGCGACGTCGCGCTGAGCTACCGGGACCTCGACGCCCGGTCGGACCGGATCGCGTGCGCGCTGGCGGGACGCGGGGTCGGTGCCGAGTCGGTCGTCGCGGTCGTGCTGCCGCCGTCCGCGGAGCTGGTCGCGGCGCTGCTCGGCGTCCTGAAGGCGGGCGCGGCCTACCTGCCGATCGACCCCGGCTATCCGGCCGACCGGGTCGCGGTCATGCTCCGCGACACCGCGCCGGTGCTGCTGCTCGCCGCGGCGGAGACCGGCGCGGACCTCCCGGGCGGCTGCCCGCGCCTCACTCTCGGGGAACTGGCCGGTACGCCCGGGCCGCGCGTCCCGCCGCCCGTCCGGCACCCGGACCGGCTGGCCTACATCATCTACACCTCCGGGTCGAGCGGGGTGCCCAAGGGCATCGGGGCGACACACCGCGACCTGCTGCGCTTCGCCACGGACCGGCGGTGGAGCGGGTACGCCCGGGACGGCGTCCTGCTGCACTCGCCGCTCGCGTTCGACGCGTCCGTCTACCAGCTCTGGGTGCCGCTGCTGAACGGCGGCAGGGTCGTGGTCAGCCCGGTCGCCGAGCTGACGCCCGACGCCCTGGCGAAGGTGGTCGCCGAGCACGGCGTCACGGCGACCCTGCTGATCAGCTCGGTGTTCAACCTGCTGGTCGAGGAGGACGTGTCCTGCCTCAGCGGATTCCGGGAGGTATGGGTCGGCGGCGAGCGGGTGTCGCCGCCGTTCGTGCACCGGGCGGTCGCGGCCTGCCCGGACACCGTCTTCGTCAACGGCTACGGGCCGACGGAGACGACCGTGTTCGCGACCGGCCACGTGGTGGGCCCGGCCGGGGACCCCGAGGCCGAGGTCCCGATCGGGCGGCCGTTCGACGCGCTGCGCGCGCACGTCCTGGACGACCGGCTCCGCGCGACGCCGCCGGGGACGGCCGGCGAGCTGTACCTGGCGGGCGGCCAGCTGGCCCGCGGCTACCTCGGCCGCGCCGGGCAGACCTCGGGGAGGTTCACGGCCTGCCCGTTCGGCCCGCCCGGCGAGCGGATGTACCGGACGGGCGACATCGTCGTCGAGAACGCGGACGGCGAGCTGGTGTACCAGGGCCGCGCCGACGACCAGGTGAAGATCCGGGGCTTCCGCATCGAGCTGGGCGAGATCGAGTCCGTCCTGCTCGACCATCCGGACGTGGCGCAGGCGGCGGTGACCGTCCGCGAGGACGGCGCGCACCGGACGCTGGTCGGCTACGTCGTCGCCGCGGACGGCGCGGCCGCCGACCCGGCCGCGCTGACCCGGTTCGCGGCGCGCCGGCTGCCGGAGTTCATGGTCCCGCCGGCCCTGGTGGCGCTGGACCGGCTGCCGCTGACCGCGAACGGCAAGCTCGACCGGGCGGCGCTCCCGGCCCCCGCGCCCGGCGCGGCCGGGGCCCACCGCGCGCCGCGCGACGCGGCCGAGACCGCGCTGGCGGAGGTGTTCGCCGAGGTGCTGGGCCGCGCGCGGGTCGGGATCGACGACGACTTCCTTGCCCTGGGCGGCGACAGCATCCAGGCGATCCAGGTGGTGACCCGCGCCCGCGCCCGCGGCCTGGCACTCGGCCCGCGGGCGGTGTTCGAGAAGCGGACCGTCGCCGCGCTGGCCGCGTCCGCCGCCGAGTCCGCCGCCGCGCCCGGCGACACCGTCCGGCTCGCCGAGCTGCCGGGCGGCGGGGCGGGCTGGATGCCGCTGCTCCCCGTGGCGCTGTGGATCAAGGAGCTGGGGCCCGGGTTCGACCGGCTGATGCAGGCGATCGTGCTGGAGTTGCCGCCCGGCATCGACCGGCCGGGACTGGTCGCGACGCTGGCCGCCGTCGTGGAGCGGCACGACCTGCTGCGCGCCCGGCTCGTCGCCGACGGCCTGGTCGTGGACCCGCCCGGCGGCGTCGACGTGGACGGGATGGTCCGCCGGGTCCCGTTCGGGGCCGCCTGGGACGACGGCGCCTGGCACCGCGCGCTCGTCGCCGAACTGGAGGCCGCGGCCGGCCGGATGAGCCCCGAGGCGGGCGTGGTGTCGCAGTTCGTCTGGTTCGACCCGCCGGCCGGGCCCGGCCGCCTGCTGATCACCCTGCACCACCTCGCCGTGGACGGCGTGACGTGGCGGATCGTGATCCCCGACCTGGCGTCCGCGTGGCGGCGGATCAGGGCGGGCCTGGCCCCCGCGCTGCCGCCCGCCGGGACGTCCGCGCGGCGCTGGGCGCACGCGATGGCCGAGGCGGCGGCCTCCCCGGAACGGGTCGCCGAGCTGCCCTGGTGGCGCTCCGTGGTGGACGGCCCCGACCCGCTGCTCGGCCGGCGCCGCCTCGACCCGGCCGTGGACGTGATGGGCACCGTGGAGAACGTGCGGGTGTCGCTGCCGCCCCGCGTCACCGAGGCGCTGCTGACCACGGTGCCCGCGGTCTTCCGCGGCGGCGTCAACGACGGGCTGCTCGCCTGCCTCGCGCTCGCCGTCGCGCGCCGGCGGCGGGCCCGGGGCGAGGCCGAGCCGTCGACGCTGCTGCGGCTGGAGGGGCACGGGCGGGAGGAGGACGCCGTCCCGGGCGCGGACCTGTCCCGCACGGCCGGCTGGTTCACCACCGTCTTCCCGGTGCGGCTCGACCTCGCCGGGATCGACGTGGACGAGGCGTTCGCGGGCGGCCCGGCGGCGGGCGCGGCCGTCCGGGCCGTCAAGGAGCAGCTGCGCGCCGTCCCCGGCAAGGGCGTCGGGTACGGGCTGCTGCGCTACCTGAACGAGGAGACCGCCGCGGCGCTGCGCCCCCATCCGCTCGGCCAGATCGGCTTCAACTACCTGGGCCGGTTCGGCGCCGCCGACATGCCGGAGGACCTGCGCGGCCTCGGCTGGACGCTGACCGGCGACCTGGCCGAACTGGAGGAGCTCGCCACCCTCGACGCCGGCCACAACCCGGCGATGGCCGCACCCTGCGAGCTGGACGTCAACGCGACCGTCACCGACGGCCCGGACGGCCCCCGGCTGACCGCGACGTTCGCCGCGCCGCGCGGGGTGCTGCCTCCGGCGGAGCTGCGCGCGCTGGCCGGCTCGTGGTGCGCCGCGCTGGAAGCGGTGGCCGCGCACGCGGGCGAGCCCGGCGCGGGCGGGCTGACGCCGTCCGACGTCCCGCTGGCGACGGTGGCGCAGGACGAGCTGGACGCCTGGGCGGCGCGGTATCCGGGGCTGGCCGACGTGTGGCCGCTGACCCCGCTGCAGTCCGGGATGCTGCACCACACGATGCTCGCGGCCGGTCCCGGGACGGCGGACGCCTACCAGGTCCAGCTCCTGGTCGGCCTCGGCGGCGCGGTGGACGTGGCGCGGCTGCGCGCCGCCGGGCAGGCCCTGCTCGACCGGACCGCCGCGCTGCGGGTCGCGTTCGCGCCGACCGCCGCCGGCGACCGGGTGCAGCTGGTGGTCGACGGGGCCGTCCTGCCGTGGCGCGAGATCCGGCTGCCCGACGGCGCGGCGTTCGACCGGTTCCTGGCCGGCGACCGGTCCGCGCCGTTCGACCCGGCGCGCCCGCCGCTGCTGCGGATGACCCTCGCCCGGATCGGCGAGACGCGGACCGAGCTGGTGATCAGCGCGCACCACGCCCTGTTCGACGGCTGGTCCGAGCCGCTTCTCGTGCGCGACCTGCTGAGGCTCTACGGCGGGGACTCCCCGCTTCCGGAGCGGCGCCCGTTCCGGGACTTCCTGGCCTGGCTGCACCGGCAGGACCTGGCGGCGTCGGCGCGGGCCCACGCCGACGCGCTCGACGGCGCCGAGCCCACGCTCGTCGCGGACGGGGCCGCCGCGCAGGAGCCGCCCGGGTTCGGTGAGCTGGCCGTACCGCTGACCGACGCCGAGGCGGCGGCGCTCGTCCGCCGCGCCGGCGGGCTCGGCGCCACCGTCAACCACCTGGTGCAGGCGGCCTGGGCGATCGTGCTCGCCGGGCACACCGGCCGGACCGACGTGGTGTTCGGCGCCGCGGTGGCGGGCCGCCCGCCCGCGCTGGCCGGCGTGGAGGCCATGGTCGGGCTGTTCCTCAACACCGTGCCGGTGCGGGTGCGGTGCGCGCCCTGGCGGACGCTCGCGGACGTCGTCGCCGGGCTGCGCGCGGAGCGGACGGAGCTGGTCGAGCACGAGCACGCCGCGCTGTCCGACGTGCACGACGCGGCCGGGGCGCGGGTCCTGTTCGACACGCTCGTCGCGTTCCAGTCCTTCCCGTCCGACGGCGCCGGGATCGCGGCGGCGGGCGCGGCGGCGGGCCTCGCCGTCACCGGTTACCGGCCGGTCGGCGTCTCGCACTACCCGCTCACGGTCTTCGCCGACCTGGACGACCGGCTCCGGCTCCGGATCCAGCACCGGCACGGGATGGTCGACCGCGCGACCGCGGCCCGCCTCGCGGCGGGCCTCGCCCGGGTCCTGCGCGCCTTCGCCGCCGATCCGGCGGCCCGGGTCGCCGCGCTCGACATGGCGGCGGAGACCGAGCCGGAGACGGCCGGAGCCGCCCCGCTGCCGGAACTCGCCGCGCGGCGGGCCGCCGGGTCCGGCGCCGTGCTCGTCGCGGACGGGGTCCGGACCACCCTGCGCGAGCTGGACGCGCGCGCGGACGAGGTCGCGGACGCCTGCCGCGCGCACGGAGTGGAGCCGGAGTCCGTGGTCGCGGTGTGGTGCTCCGGCGCCGCCGAGCGGGTCGCGGCGCTGCTCGGCGTCCTGCGGGCGGGCGGCTGCGCGCTGCCGCTCGACCCCGCCGACCCGCCCGGATGGACCGACGCCGTCCGCGCCGACGCCGCGCCGGCCGCGATCGTCACCGATGGGGACGCCTCGCCGTTCACCGACCTGCCCGAGATCCGGATGGGCGAACCGGGCCCAGGGCGGGGCGCGGCGGCCGGTCCGCGTCCGCGTCCGCGTCCGGAGAACCTGGCCCACCTGAGCTACCGGCCGGACGAGGCGGCCCGGCCGCGCGCGCTGGCGCTCACGCACGGCGCCCTGGCCGCCGCAGTCCCGCAGTCGCCACCGGACGGCCCGCTCGCGGTGGGCCCGGACACCGAGGCCCGGGAGCTCCTGCTCGCGCTCTGTGCGGGCCGGACCGTCGAGGTGCGCGACGGCGTCCCGCGCGCGGCGCCGGCCGTGCCCGCCTCGGCGCGCGTGCTCGGCCCGGCCCTCACCCGGACCGGGACCGGCGCGGCGGGGGAGGTGTACGCGTCCGGGGACGTCGGGCGCGGCTTCCTCGGCCGCCCGTCGCTCACCGCCCAGCTGTTCGTCGCCGATCCGTTCGGCCCGCCGGGCGCGCGCATGTTCCGCACCGGGACGAGCGTCCGGCGCCTCGGTGACGACGCCTGGGAGCACCTCGGCGGCGCGGACGCGCGGACGACGGAGCGGGCGGTCGAGACCGTCCTGCTGTCGCGCCCGGAGGTGGCGCGCGCGGCCGTCGTCGCGGGGGAGGGCGGCCTCGCCGGATACGTCGTCGCGGAGCCCGGCCACGCGCTCCGCACCGGCGCGCTCCGCGACCTCGTCGCCGCGCGGCTGCCCGCCCGGCTCGTCCCGGCCGCGCTGGCCGAACTGGACGAGCTGCCGCTGACCGCGCGCGGACGCCTGGACCGCGGCCGGCTGCCGCAGATCGGCGCCGCCGCCCGCCGCGAGCCGCGCGACGACCGGGAGAAGGCGCTGGCCCGGCTGTTCGCCGACGTCCTCGAACGCGACCGGATCGGCATCGACGACGACTTCTTCGCCTGCGGCGGCAACTCGCTGCGCGCGACCCGCCTGCTCGGCCGGATCCGGGCCGAGCTGGGCGCGCAGGTGTCGATCCGGTCGGTCTTCCAGTACCCGACGGTCGCCGAGCTGTCCGCCCGCTGGGCCGAGGTCGCGGCGGCGGGCGCCGGGCCGCCCCGGCTCCGCCGGAGGACGGGCGGCGGCGCGCGGGACGGTGCCCGATGA